Proteins from one Osmerus mordax isolate fOsmMor3 chromosome 21, fOsmMor3.pri, whole genome shotgun sequence genomic window:
- the sp6 gene encoding transcription factor Sp6: MAHPYEPWLRTAPSGGSSEEMNVPSWWDLHTGAGSWMDLQAGQGVGLQAVGPGSSMGLQSSLGPYGSEPQLCTLPQAQLAPASHSAHLYPQDAFKMEPLGPEMMQPDQYSLEEPQEGAASVRPKPQRRSASRGSGQAVCRCPNCVHAEQLGQSTDDGRRKHMHNCHIPGCGKAYAKTSHLKAHLRWHSGDRPFVCNWLFCGKRFTRSDELQRHLQTHTGAKKFSCALCPRVFMRNDHLAKHMRTHEAVTGPGEERANGEGRMEKGGFDTPPPQTPSHGGAPEGSEAPLKVKCETDPTLAGQSS; this comes from the coding sequence ATGGCCCACCCCTATGAGCCATGGTTAAGGACAGCTCCCTCTGGTGGCAGCTCAGAAGAAATGAACGTCCCATCCTGGTGGGACCTCCACACCGGGGCAGGGAGCTGGATGGACTTGCAGGCGGGGCAGGGTGTGGGCCTGCAGGCCGTGGGCCCCGGGAGCTCCATGGGCCTGCAGTCTTCCCTGGGGCCGTACGGCTCCGAGCCCCAACTGTGCACGTTGCCCCAGGCCCAGCTGGCCCCGGCCTCCCACTCGGCTCACCTCTACCCCCAGGACGCCTTCAAGATGGAGCCGCTGGGCCCGGAGATGATGCAGCCCGACCAGTACTCCCTGGAGGAACCGCAGGAGGGCGCCGCCTCGGTCCGGCCCAAGCCTCAACGTCGCTCCGCCTCCCGGGGCTCTGGTCAGGCGGTGTGCCGGTGCCCCAACTGCGTCCACGCCGAGCAGCTGGGCCAGAGCACGGACGACGGGCGGAGGAAGCACATGCACAACTGTCACATTCCGGGATGCGGCAAAGCCTACGCCAAGACCTCTCACCTGAAGGCCCACTTGCGCTGGCACAGCGGAGACCGGCCCTTCGTCTGCAACTGGCTCTTCTGCGGCAAGCGCTTCACCCGCTCCGACGAGCTGCAGCGCCACCTGCAGACGCACACGGGCGCCAAGAAGTTCAGCTGCGCCCTGTGTCCGCGGGTCTTCATGCGCAACGACCACCTGGCCAAGCACATGCGCACGCACGAGGCCGTGACCGggccgggggaggagagggcgaatggcgagggaaggatggagaaggGGGGCTTCGATACACCTCCACCTCAAACCCCGTCTCACGGCGGCGCCCCCGAAGGTTCGGAGGCGCCACTCAAAGTCAAATGTGAGACTGACCCCACACTGGCTGGGCAATCCAGCTAA
- the LOC136965663 gene encoding zinc finger CCCH domain-containing protein 6-like produces the protein MAFANLFTSIPNDVTSPREPASFEREDGELEPDELDKDNGETNKTRNRYLLSSQQGASKMKKKRARQSFSSALPKGPTKKVRDNASNAYFSDLASRARDYHMKRNDYKQPGIDFSRELDNYNRVKLANQCSSQTEDPAQNNGVQQKDRSVQNEDNQQQQQQKKKKKKKKKKKKWDMEQQSQTNWRGNPTERGGHQAHQSRHFSSMRGRGFSNKGGQWDDRGQDGSSKGSNSPREQQDGSRNGGGRKEQMGRFQNTKRFQRNGRGFRGGRRQFEQENVVERKRVMTQEFKDQNVIEKDGRFICRHFLLGKCIKASC, from the exons ATGGCATTTGCTAACCTCTTCACCAGTATCCCAAATGATGTCACATCTCCACGTGAACCTGCTTCTTTTGAGCG GGAGGACGGCGAACTGGAACCAGATGAGCTGGATAAAGACAATGGGGAGACGAACAAGACTAGAAATAGATATTTGCTGAGTAGTCAGCAGGGTGCCTCCAAAATGAAGAAGAAAAGAGCCAGGCAGAGTTTTAGTAGTGCTCTTCCAAAG GGTCCAACTAAAAAGGTAAGGGATAATGCGTCTAATGCTTATTTCAGTGACTTAGCCTCCAGGGCCAGAGACTACCACATGAAGAGGAACGACTATAAGCAACCAGGCATCGACTTCAGCAGAGAACTGGACAACTATAACCGTGTTAAACTAGCAAATCAGTGCAGCAGTCAGACTGAGGACCCTGCCCAGAACAATGGTGTCCAGCAAAAAGACAGAAGCGTCCAAAATGAAgataatcaacaacaacaacagcagaagaagaagaagaagaaaaagaagaagaagaagaaatgggATATGGAACAGCAGAGTCAAACCAACTGGAGAGGAAACCCTACTGAAAGAGGTGGCCATCAAGCTCACCAGTCAAGACATTTTTCTTCCATGAGAGGAAGGGGTTTCTCCAATAAAGGTGGACAGTGGGATGACAGAGGCCAAGACGGGTCTAGCAAAGGCAGTAATTCACCCCGGGAGCAGCAGGATGGATCCAGGAATGGAGGTGGAAGGAAAGAGCAGATGGGCCGCTTTCAAAATACGAAGCGCTTTCAGAGAAATGGTCGGGGGTTCCGTGGCGGCAGGAGGCAGTTTGAGCAG gaaaaTGTGGTGGAGCGAAAGCGGGTGATGACACAGGAGTTCAAGGACCAGAATGTGATCGAGAAGGATGGGAGATTCATCTGTCGACATTTTCTTTTGGGAAAGTGCATCAAGGCAAGTTGCTAA
- the scrn2 gene encoding secernin-2, with protein sequence MAEPPLSCDCFVSLPPGSHDDHVIFGKNSDRPRDEVQEVVYYPAASHPAGAVVECTYVQIPQAGHTHAVVLSRPAWLWGAEMGANDQGVCIGNEAVWTREPVSPGEALLGMDLVRLGLERGDNAWGALTVITGLLEEHGQGGPCREDPEPFSYHNTFLLVDRNEAWVLETAGKLWVAQKVTEGVKNISNQLTIGTEISAEHPELRSVAQAQGWWNGEGEFNYSQVFGPENPPARMELAKQRYSGGTQLLQQHDGSMTAEVMMSILRDKPSGICMDSGGFCTTGSMVSILPRDPSLPCIHFLTATPDPSRSIFKPFVFSECMTPVSRVVSPQYGSDDPARKQPRFHSRVDRRHSLYKAHQVALSNMETNPEKGDALQEILRDLESQCLKDILAMLSGELPGEELGDLFFDCVDTEIKFYQ encoded by the exons ATGGCAGAGCCGCCCCTTTCATGTGACTGTTTTGTATCCTTGCCCCCCGGCTCTCATGACGACCACGTCATCTTCGGTAAGAACTCGGACCGTCCTCGAGATGAAGTCCAGGAGGTGGTCTACTACCCTGCTGCCTCTCACCCAGCAGGGGCCGTGGTAGAG TGCACCTACGTCCAGATCCCCCAGGCAGGGCACACCCACGCCGTGGTGCTGAGCCGGCCGGCCTGGCTCTGGGGGGCCGAGATGGGGGCCAACGACCAGGGCGTCTGCATCGGTAACGAAGCGGTGTGGACCCGCGAGCCTGTGAGCCCTGGAGAGGCCCTCCTCGGGATGGACCTGGTCCG CTTAGGTCTGGAGCGTGGGGACAATGCCTGGGGGGCCTTGACGGTCATCACAGGCCTCCTGGAGGAGCACGGCCAAGGGGGGCCTTGCAGGGAAGACCCTGAGCCCTTCAGCTACCACAACACCTTTCTCCTGGTCGACCGCAACGAGGCCTGGGTCCTGGAGACCGCCGGAAAGCTGTGGGTGGCGCAGAAAGTAACAG agggggtgaAGAACATTTCCAACCAGCTGACGATCGGGACGGAGATCTCGGCAGAGCACCCGGAGCTGCGGAGCGtggcccaggcccagggctGGTGGAACGGGGAGGGGGAGTTCAACTACTCCCAGGTGTTCGGTCCTGAGAACCCCCCAGCCAGGATGGAGCTGGCCAAGCAGCGCTACAGCGGGGGCACACAGCTGCTCCAGCAGCATGATG GCTCCATGACAGCAGAGGTGATGATGTCCATCCTTAGAGACAAGCCTAGTGGGATCTGCATGGATTCCGGGGGATTCTGCACCACTGGTAGCATGGTATCCATCTTGCCCAGGGACCCCAGCCTGCCCTGCATACACTTCCTCACTGCCACCCCAGACCCTTCCAG GTCTATCTTCAAGCCCTTCGTCTTCTCCGAGTGCATGACCCCGGTGTCCAGGGTGGTGTCCCCGCAGTACGGCTCGGACGACCCGGCGAGGAAGCAGCCTCGCTTCCACAGCCGGGTGGATCGTCGGCACAGCCTGTACAAAGCCCACCAGGTGGCGCTTAGCAACATGGAGACCAACCCG GAGAAGGGGGACGCTCTGCAGGAGATCCTGAGGGACCTGGAGTCCCAGTGTCTGAAGGACATACTGGCCATGCTCAGTGGAGAACTGCcaggggaggagctgggagaccTGTTCTTTGACTGTGTCGACACAGAGATAAAGTTCTACCAGTGA
- the LOC136965664 gene encoding uncharacterized protein, translating to MSKWRAIGTPQPWSLDDAEERTGNGRSMPSSNTGKPYTRPGWSSGGRECRDPLDGSQNTHLYRDRGRDAFRLRDPMRERHPGMETDPEWERGLRSGRERDRIFQRDSVREENPVCVGSAAFIPGLDVGLYGEAVDGGVLELSEGDQELARKKKELLLIEQEILRKKTFIAEKAQGGLPLEERVNAILNKRRRWQEYPSRVSSKPVACQKSLDQSPRRFRSFLERRNNSILSEDLKGGFCSEYKEEPPVKRRVTALMHHRRSTLLATSNDKNPVGPDPEQDPAAKGFQRFINILNRGVDIDRLAKIVNGDSDGRGNPLPPCSPSPLDIQSQGSHRSDSQGRDHFGAPRRDHFGAPRRDHGRSPSGERWMELTGLDGSQVKHHSRSLSPLTNSATGSHVGSRTRSRSPGPVERRKEPGLENELSHGQLQGLLQTIGLTLGEEELGRLTDRTQERLFGRKEDKERLLGKKEDKDKERLKERLLELHRCSSSSSSSPGPSPPHQLHSSDKASRDIRERSRTSADTHSRDRDRDRDGDRKRDGDRDRKRDGDRDRKRDGDRDRNRDGDRDRKRDGNRNRDRNRDGESDRDRDKDRERGKNRDRDRSKDRERIGDKDRNGDRHENRSRSREATDGQYPTNLPYPYPYPPPVIPSYTTAHNAQYTACLSRHYPGASLPNWGFPPGVMPPSPYPSGYPPPNPVNPLHYYNELSAASTHTDAYNQLTAYVEPEDFSELFNPDLSLSEGQEMDHLRPRCLLEPQMKTSNKNVNTLVVVKKKVNKSKKTQKRVEYQKVRWQRRFSLGLVGRGGSQGNARGPQHTTNPQAFSTSGPQAFSTSGPQAFSTPGPQAFSSPGPQAFRLPEPQAPTQGVRGLAATQQNTQIHHEKPLLLSEKRIMTEEEMKAQLKKKLAEFNLKMKQNPIQPKETVSMADEMD from the exons ATGTCTAAATGGAGGGCGATTGGAACACCTCAGCCATGGTCGTTGGATGACGCTGAGGAAAGGACCGGGAACGGACGTTCGATGCCCAGCAGCAACACTGGAAAACCCTACACCCGCCCAGGGTGGAGtagtggggggagggagtgcaGAGACCCCCTTGATGGGAGTCAGAACACACATCTctacagagacagaggaagagatgcgTTCAGGCTGAGGGAtcccatgagagagagacatccggGAATGGAGACTGACCCGGAATGGGAGAGAGGTCTgaggagcgggagggagagagatcgaaTATTTCAGAGGGATTCAGTGAGGGAGGAGAATCCAGTGTGCGTTGGCAGCGCTGCCTTCATCCCAGGCCTGGACGTAGGGCTATACGGAGAAGCTGTAGACGGGGGCGTGTTGGAACTCAGTGAGGGGGACCAGGAGCTCgccaggaagaagaaggagctgCTGTTGATCGAACAGGAGATCCTGCGCAAGAAAACGTTCATTGCTGAAAAAGCACAAGGTGGTTTGCCTCTAGAAGAAAGAGTGAACGCCATCTTaaacaagaggaggaggtggcaggaATACCCTTCTAGG GTCTCTTCCAAGCCGGTTGCTTGTCAGAAAAGCCTCGACCAGTCACCCAGAAGGTTCCGAAGCtttctggagaggaggaataATTCCATCTTGAGCGAAGATCTAAAGGGCGGCTTTTGTTCGGAGTACAAAGAAGAACCTCCAGTGAAACGCAGAGTGACAGCTTTGATGCACCATCGTCGCAGTACGTTGCTTGCAACATCGAACGACAAG AACCCCGTTGGCCCAGACCCAGAGCAGGATCCCGCCGCCAAGGGCTTCCAGCGCTTCATCAACATTCTCAACAGGGGCGTCGACATCGACAGGCTGGCCAAGATCGTCAACGGTGATTCCGACGGACGTGGGaatcccctgcctccctgctcgcCTTCCCCTCTGGACATCCAGTCTCAAGGGTCCCACAGGAGCGACAGCCAAGGGAGAGACCACTTTGGAGCCCCTCGGAGAGACCACTTTGGAGCTCCTCGGAGAGACCACGGCCGCTCCCCCagcggagagagatggatggagcttACCGGCTTGGACGGATCCCAGGTCAAGCACCACAGTCGCTCCCTGTCGCCACTCACTAACAGTGCAACCGGCAGCCATGTTGGCTCTCGCACTCGATCCAGGTCTCCAGGTCCGGTGGAACGCCGGAAGGAACCGGGGCTTGAGAATGAGCTGAGTCATGGGCAACTCCAAGGCCTCCTGCAGACCATCGGGCtgaccctgggggaggaggagctaggCCGGCTGACTGACCGCACCCAGGAGAGGCTGTttgggaggaaggaggacaaggagaggcTGTTGGGGAAGAAAGAGGACAAGGACAAGGAGAGGCTCAAGGAGCGTTTGCTGGAACTTCACAGGTGTTCGTCCTCGTCCTCGAGTagtcccggccccagcccccctcaccagCTGCACTCTTCAGACAAGGCTTCCAGGGACATCAGAGAGAGGAGTCGcacctctgcagacacacactcacgagacagagatagggacagagatggagaccgaaaaagagatggagatagagaccgaaaaagagatggagatagagaccgaaaaagagatggagatagagacagaaacagagatggagatagagacagaaaaagagatgggAATAGGAAtagagatagaaacagagatggagagagtgatagagacagggataaagatagagaaagaggtaaaaacagggacagagacaggagcaaggacagagaaagaatcggggacaaagacagaaatGGAGACCGACACGAAAACAGGAGCAGATCGAGGGAAGCCACTGATGGTCAATACCCCACAAACCTACCTTACCCATACCCCTACCCTCCTCCTGTGATTCCCTCTTACACTACAGCCCACAACGCCCAATACACTGCATGTCTCAGTAGGCACTATCCCGGGGCGAGTCTCCCTAACTGGGGCTTCCCACCTGGCgtcatgcccccctccccttaccccTCTGGGTATCCTCCTCCAAACCCTGTCAATCCTTTGCATTATTATAATGAGCTTTCAGCAGCTTCTACCCATACAGACGCATACAACCAGCTCACTGCCTACGTAGAGCCAGAGGACTTCAGCGAGTTGTTCAATCCGGACCTTTCGTTGAGTGAAGGCCAGGAGATGGATCACCTGAGGCCCCGCTGTCTTCTGGAGCCCCAGATGAAAACGAGCAACAAGAATGTGAACACGCTGGTGGTGGTAAAGAAGAAGGTCAACAAATCAAAGAAGACCCAGAAAAGGGTCGAGTATCAGAAAGTTCGGTGGCAAAGGAGGTTCAGTCTGGGTCTGGTGGGTCGTGGGGGTTCTCAGGGGAATGCACGGGGCCCCCAGCACACCACAAACCCCCAGGCCTTCAGCACATCTGGGCCCCAGGCCTTCAGCACATCCGGGCCCCAGGCCTTCAGCACACCCGGGCCCCAGGCCTTCAGCTCTCCAGGGCCCCAGGCCTTCCGTTTACCAGAGCCCCAAGCCCCTACTCAGGGGGTCCGTGGTCTAGCAGccacacagcagaacacacagatcCATCACGAGAAACCCCTGCTTCTCTCAGAGAAAAGAATTATGACTGAAGAGGAGATGAAGGCTCAACTGAAGAAAAAG CTTGCAGAGTTCAACCTGAAGATGAAGCAGAATCCAATTCAACCGAAAGAAACCGTCTCAATGGCTGACGAAATGGACTAG
- the LOC136965415 gene encoding serine/arginine repetitive matrix protein 1-like, with the protein MNVREAKYYPRSTMNDARYYNINYGAGDYTSREWTGGGWEDRDSIDTSYSTDAYMVQMGGPENESEPLKDGDPQKDGSTSLTMDPDMDVDGQPVELNDDDQELSRKKKELQLIEEQIILKKASIAMKQVAPILKAMEVEESNKRKFAEEVKDDLTQQKIQTQSRSKLKTQYVKDVPFRDRVNGILQNRKKTRESPAKASAQPTKGSPQQTKALFQPPTMAKSFVERMNASILKKDGYLKKSPPKQKEEEHPLKHRVKDLMERRCHPDFAPPSNQKVLEVECDRPIQKPVDPDPEQDPASKGFQRFLNILNRGVDIDRLAKIVNDIPCEDGELGHLQPEGSGQGSHGGAPPRQGSHGGAPPRQGSNGGAPPRQGSHGGAPPRQGSHSRAPPRQGSHSGAPPQDHSCSTSGERTVGTAADNHILSLLREKSPPRNETTGRRSESLPAEVKKDVNPEDQHKYGQMHDLLQTIGLDLGAAEVGQLSDRIQERLYGKNGHTETKRGRTEDERKRKQRDKQREREHSQKQHHSSLSSDSTSPSPLPNRRSPRKASRDSGEVHPAVRDSDSRDKDQDSCLENSMGQSIPTLTRAFPSRPMPYPAPAPVDVTSTYTAPQQPQYMAQHLSLHPIPPAWGYTPSPHVYLPYTSPYPQHHPNPPYYFDGSPAAFSHTQVCYPPPGYLPPPDASFQGPSQAHWNETSQPHGW; encoded by the exons ATGAACGTAAGGGAAGCCAAGTACTATCCAAGAAGTACAATGAACGATGCTCGATATTACAACATCAATTATGGTGCAGGAGACTACACCAGCAGAGAGTGGACTGGTGGTGGGTGGGAAGATAGGGACTCCATTGATACGAGTTACAGTACAGATGCATACATGGTCCAGATGGGCGGTCCAGAAAATGAGAGTGAACCCTTGAAGGATGGAGACCCACAGAAGGATGGAAGTACTTCCCTCACCATGGACCCTGACATGGACGTAGATGGACAGCCTGTGGAACTCAACGATGACGACCAGGAGCTTTCtaggaagaagaaagagctgcAGTTGATTGAGGAGCAGATCATCCTCAAAAAGGCTTCCATTGCGATGAAACAAGTGGCACCTATTTTAAAGGCGATGGAAGTTGAAGAGTCGAATAAAAGAAAGTTTGCTGAAGAAGTGAAAGATGACCTCACGCAGCAGAAAATTCAAACTCAAAGCAGAAGCAAACTCAAAAcccagtatgttaaagatgtaCCTTTTAGAGACAGGGTGAATGGAATTTTACAAAACCGCAAGAAGACCAGAGAAAGTCCTGCAAAG GCATCTGCACAGCCAACTAAAGGGTCTCCTCAGCAGACCAAAGCTCTCTTCCAGCCACCCACAATGGCAAAAAGCTTTGTGGAAAGGATGAATGCTTCTATCTTGAAAAAGGACGGGTACCTGAAGAAGAGCCCTCCAAAgcagaaagaggaagagcaTCCGTTGAAACACAGAGTGAAGGATCTGATGGAGCGGAGGTGTCATCCTGATTTTGCACCGCCGTCAAATCAAAAG GTTCTCGAAGTTGAGTGTGACCGTCCCATCCAGAAACCTGttgacccagacccagagcagGACCCCGCCTCCAAGGGCTTCCAGCGCTTCCTCAACATTCTCAACAGGGGCGTGGACATCGACAGGCTGGCCAAGATCGTCAACGACATTCCGTGTGAAGATGGGGAGCTCGGACATCTCCAGCCTGAAGGGAGTGGCCAAGGGTCCCACGGTGGAGCTCCACCACGGCAAGGGTCCCACGGCGGAGCTCCACCACGGCAAGGGTCCAACGGCGGAGCTCCACCACGGCAAGGGTCCCATGGCGGAGCTCCACCACGGCAGGGGTCCCACAGCAGAGCTCCACCACGGCAAGGGTCCCACAGCGGAGCTCCACCACAGGACCACAGTTGCTCCACAAGTGGAGAGAGGACGGTCGGAACAGCAGCGGACaatcacatactctctctcttgaGAGAAAAGTCGCCCCCGAGGAACGAAACAACGGGCCGCAGGTCAGAGTCTCTCCCGGCGGAGGTGAAGAAGGACGTGAACCCCGAGGACCAGCACAAGTACGGGCAGATGCACGATCTCCTGCAGACTATcgggctggacctgggggcgGCTGAGGTGGGGCAGCTGTCGGACCGCATCCAGGAGAGACTGTACGGCAAGAACGGGCACACGGAGaccaagagagggaggacagaggacgagagaaaaaggaagcagagggacaaacagagggagagggagcattCGCAGAAACAGCACCATAGCTCTTTATCGTCAGACAGTACCAGTCCCAGCCCTCTACCGAACCGGCGTTCTCCGAGGAAGGCATCTCGGGACAGCGGCGAGGTCCACCCCGCTGTTAGAGACAGTGACTCCCGGGACAAAGATCAGGACAGTTGTTTAGAGAATTCTATGGGACAATCCATCCCGACTCTGACACGCGCCTTTCCTAGCCGACCCATGCCCtaccctgctcctgctcctgtaGACGTGACCTCAACTTACACCGCGCCTCAGCAACCTCAATACATGGCACAGCATTTAAGcctccaccccatccccccTGCTTGGGGGTACACACCTAGTCCCCATGTATATTTGCCTTACACCTCACCGTATCCTCAGCATCATCCTAATCCGCCATATTACTTTGACGGCTCTCCTGCGGCCTTTAGCCACACCCAGGTATGCTACCCACCGCCTGGCTACCTTCCACCTCCAGACGCAAGCTTCCAAGGGCCAAGCCAGGCCCACTGGAATGAAACTAGCCAACCGCACGGGTGGTGA
- the cwc25 gene encoding pre-mRNA-splicing factor CWC25 homolog — MGGGDLNLKKSWHPQTMKNIERVWKAEQKHEAERKKIEELQKELKEERAREEITKFAQETGALKKKDDRLDWMYQGPGGQVSRDEYLMGRPIDKQITEQYEEQEHGPSAQTGLLPGSIFNPSTTASNLDLAAKIREDPLFEIRKREEEKKREVLTNPVKMKKIKEMLRQNLEKKDKKKKRKKDKKEKREKKEKKERRKEKKHRRSSSSDEEDKEHKSSKEESSGTKSRSHHIPGYGLLHPAGRHHQASGPPNHSRHRSQERSHSRSPQRTDRDNGHSSHREDKKFQRKAPSPQRNPHHRHQSNHGSKRLSAEELEKKRQQMIEFAKQREEERENNVRSYKQQDEQEKEREQFGKHGRSAGFIHNMKLESAATSSVEDRVKRNIHSIQRTTASLEKNFMRR; from the exons ATGGGAGGAGGTGACCTC AATTTGAAAAAGAGCTGGCATCCCCAGACTATGAAAAATATAGAACGGGTTTGGAAAGCCGAACAAAAACacgaagcagagagaaagaagatcGAGGAGCTGCAGAAGGAACTGAAGGAAGAGCGAGCTCGAGAAGAAATAACGAAATTCGCTCAGGAGACCGGAGCTCTCAA GAAGAAAGATGACCGGCTGGACTGGATGTACCAAGGCCCGGGTGGGCAGGTCTCTCGTGACGAGTACCTGATGGGCCGCCCCATCGACAAGCAGATTACTGAGCAGTATGAGGAGCAAGAGCATGGCCCGTCTGCCCAGACCGGCCTCCTGCCCGGCTCCATATTCAACCCCTCAACCACTGCCTCCAACCTGGACCTGGCTGCCAAGATCAGAGAGGACCCCCTGTTCGAAATCAG GaaacgagaggaggagaaaaagagggaggtcTTGACCAACCCTGTGAAAATGAAGAAAATCAAAGAAATG CTGAGACAGAACCTggaaaagaaagacaagaagaagaagaggaagaaggacaagaaggagaagagggagaagaaggagaagaaagagagacggaaggagaaGAAGCACAGGAGGAGCTCAAGCTCTGACGAAGAGGACAAAGAACACAA GTCTTCAAAAGAGGAGTCTTCAGGAACCAAATCACGCTCCCACCACATCCCTGGCTATGGGCTCCTG CATCCAGCCGGTAGGCATCACCAGGCCTCTGGTCCTCCCAACCACTCCAGGCACCGTTCCCAGGAGAGGAGTCACTCTCGGTCGCCCCaaaggacagacagggacaaCGGTCACTCCTCCCACAGAGAGGACAAGAAGTTTCAGCGCAAAGCCCCAAGCCCACAGAGGAATCCCCACCACAGACATCAGAGTAACCACGGCTCTAA GCGCCTCTCTGCAGAAGAACTTGAAAAGAAGAGGCAGCAGATGATCGAGTTTgccaagcagagagaggaggaaagggagaacaACGTCCGCAGTTACAAACAGCAAGAcgaacaggagaaggagagggagcagtTTGGAAAACATGGCCGCTCCGCCGGCTTCATCCA CAACATGAAGCTGGAGAGTGCTGCCACCTCGTCCGTGGAAGACAGAGTGAAGAGGAACATCCACTCCATACAGAGGACCACGGCTTCCCTGGAGAAGAACTTCATGAGGAGATGA
- the LOC136965602 gene encoding group XIIB secretory phospholipase A2-like protein → MFYRAPLSLLLILGLCIHGASGQETDAPPPEAGQADPQAEEEDSDWGLNSLRGSFEAVNGYFDSMLELLGGRDGVCQYRCRFGKAPVPRPDYQMAEPNGCSSYFMGLPVPNGVDLGIPAMTKCCNQLDMCYDTCGSNKYRCDSKFRFCLHSICSDLKKSLGFVSKVEACEAVADTLFNTVWTLGCRPYMNSQRQACLCEEVKDEL, encoded by the exons ATGTTTTACAGggcgcccctctccctcctattGATTCTGGGCCTCTGCATCCATGGAGCGTCCGGCCAGGAGACCGACGCCCCTCCACCAGAGGCAGGACAAGCTGATCCACAGGCTGAGGAAGAGGACTCTGATTGGGGCCTGAACTCCCTCAGAGGCAGCTTTGAGGCAGTCAATGGATACTTTGATTCGATGCTGGAGCTACTGGGGGGGCGAGATGGCGTGTGCCAGTACCGCTGTCGCTTTG GCAAAGCTCCTGTCCCTCGACCAGATTACCAGATGGCGGAGCCGAACGGGTGCAGCTCTTACTTCATGGGGCTCCCTGTGCCCAATGGG GTGGATCTGGGCATCCCTGCCATGACTAAGTGCTGTAATCAGCTGGACATGTGTTATGACACCTGCGGCTCCAACAAGTACCGCTGCGACTCCAAGTTCCGCTTCTGCCTCCACAGCATCTGCTCAGACCTCAAGAAAAGCCTCGGTTTCGTGTCAAAGGTCGAAG CCTGTGAGGCGGTGGCTGACACTCTGTTCAACACTGTGTGGACTCTGGGCTGTAGACCCTACATGAACAGCCAGCGGCAAGCCTGCCTGTGTGAGGAAGTGAAGGACGAACTCTGA
- the psmb3 gene encoding proteasome subunit beta type-3 → MSIMSYNGGAVMAMRGKQCVAVAADRRFGVQAQMVTTDFQKIFPMGDRLYIGLAGLATDVQTVSQRLKFRLNLYELKEGRQIKPKTFMSMVSNLLYEKRFGPYYIEPVIAGLDPKTFEPFICSLDLIGCPMVTEDFVVSGTCSEQMYGMCESLWEPDMEPDDLFETISQAMLNAVDRDAVSGMGVVVHVIEKDKITTRTLKARMD, encoded by the exons ATG TCTATTATGTCTTATAACGGAGGCGCCGTCATGGCGATGCGAGGGAAGCAGTGCGTGGCGGTGGCAGCGGACAGGAGATTTGGTGTGCAAGCTCAGATGGTCACCACAGACTTTCAGAAGATCTTCCCTATGGGAGACAGACTCTACATCGGCCTGGCAGGTCTGGCCACTGATGTACAGACAGT ATCCCAAAGGCTGAAGTTCAGACTGAACCTGTATGAGCTGAAGGAGGGTCGTCAGATCAAGCCGAAGACCTTCATGTCCATGGTCTCCAACCTGCTTTACGAGAAGAG gttTGGACCATACTACATCGAGCCTGTGATTGCGGGTCTGGACCCCAAGACCTTTGAGCCATTCATCTGCTCCCTTGACCTGATTGGCTGCCCCATGGTGACGGAGGACTTTGTTGTGAGCGGCACATGCTCAGAGCAGATGTACGGCATGTGTGAGTCTCTATGGGAACCAGATATG GAGCCTGATGACCTGTTTGAGACCATCTCCCAGGCCATGCTGAATGCCGTGGACAGAGACGCAGTGTCGGGCATGGGAGTCGTCGTTCATGTCAT TGAGAAAGACAAGATCACAACACGCACCCTGAAAGCCAGAATGGACTAG